In Sulfitobacter sp. W027, a single window of DNA contains:
- the ptsP gene encoding phosphoenolpyruvate--protein phosphotransferase — translation MAERVETESRKLLGRLRDAMASDVAGQARLDKITQLIANSMGCEVCSIYLFRDEDTLELCATEGLNEAAVHETRMKLGEGLVGRVAKRRTVINTPDAPQAAGFRFMPETGEEIYSSFLGVPIQRLGETLGVLVVQSKVAREFSADEVYALEVVAMVLAEMAELGAFVGEGAAMSARHSQPVLLRGTVGQEGVAEGHVWLHEPRVVVSNPIADDPERETERLTEAVDQLRVSVDQLLNLTADKEQQQVLEAYRMFANSKGWMRRMVEDIQSGLSAEAAVEKEQSMARARLGQVNDAYLRERLSDLDDLSNRLLRHLTGQGSDTGAEMPVDPILVARNIGPAELLDYGRTLRGIVLEGGSVGSHAVIVARALAIPLIVHASRITNDALNGDHIMVDGEQGVVHLRPDDTVATAFRDKIAMQAAAQERYASIRDKPAETKCGRIISLQMNAGLMADLPSLEGSGAEGVGLFRTELQFLVRNQMPRRTELAALYARVLDAAHGRRVVFRTLDIGSDKVLPYMKPNDEPNPALGWRAIRVGLDKPGVMRMQLQALIRAAAGRPLAVMFPFVAQFEEFRAARAEVDKAMERERILGHVLPEKLEIGAMLETPSLAFAPKKFFEEVEFLSIGGNDLKQFFFAADRENERVRRRYDTLNVSFLTFLEGIVERCAETDTALSFCGEDAGRPVEALCFAAIGLKTLSMRPASIGPVKSLLRRCNLDDVREVIHAARERGDMSVRGAVMDYVRQQHQQ, via the coding sequence ATGGCCGAACGGGTTGAAACAGAAAGCCGCAAGCTGCTGGGGCGGCTGCGCGATGCGATGGCCAGTGATGTGGCGGGCCAAGCGCGGCTGGATAAGATCACCCAGTTGATCGCCAACTCTATGGGCTGCGAAGTTTGCTCGATCTATCTGTTCCGTGATGAAGACACGCTTGAGCTTTGTGCGACCGAAGGTCTGAACGAGGCGGCGGTACATGAAACGCGGATGAAACTGGGCGAAGGTCTGGTGGGTCGGGTCGCCAAACGGCGCACGGTCATCAACACGCCCGATGCCCCGCAAGCCGCCGGTTTCCGCTTTATGCCAGAGACGGGGGAGGAGATTTATTCCTCGTTCCTTGGCGTGCCGATCCAGCGGTTGGGTGAGACACTGGGCGTGCTGGTCGTGCAGTCCAAAGTCGCGCGGGAATTTTCGGCGGATGAGGTCTATGCACTTGAGGTCGTGGCCATGGTGCTGGCCGAAATGGCCGAGCTTGGCGCTTTTGTGGGCGAAGGCGCGGCGATGTCGGCCCGGCACAGCCAGCCGGTGCTGCTGCGCGGCACCGTGGGGCAGGAGGGTGTGGCCGAGGGCCATGTCTGGCTGCATGAGCCGCGTGTCGTGGTTTCCAACCCTATCGCTGACGATCCCGAACGCGAGACTGAGCGCCTGACCGAAGCGGTTGATCAGTTGCGTGTCAGCGTTGACCAATTGTTAAACCTTACCGCCGACAAAGAGCAGCAACAGGTGCTCGAAGCCTATCGCATGTTCGCCAATTCCAAAGGCTGGATGCGGCGCATGGTGGAGGATATTCAAAGCGGGCTGAGCGCCGAAGCTGCGGTCGAGAAGGAGCAATCCATGGCCCGCGCCCGGCTGGGGCAGGTCAATGACGCTTATCTGCGGGAGCGACTGTCGGATCTGGATGATTTGTCGAACCGCTTGCTGCGGCATTTGACGGGGCAGGGCAGTGACACGGGCGCAGAGATGCCCGTCGATCCGATCCTTGTGGCGCGCAACATCGGCCCGGCGGAGCTGCTGGATTACGGGCGGACGCTGCGCGGCATCGTATTGGAAGGCGGCTCCGTCGGGTCGCACGCGGTTATTGTAGCGCGTGCGCTGGCGATCCCGCTGATTGTCCATGCAAGCCGCATCACCAACGACGCGCTGAATGGCGATCATATCATGGTGGATGGGGAACAGGGCGTGGTCCATCTGCGCCCCGACGATACCGTGGCCACCGCCTTTCGCGACAAAATCGCGATGCAGGCCGCCGCGCAGGAACGCTATGCCTCGATCCGCGACAAACCGGCTGAAACGAAATGCGGACGGATCATCAGTCTGCAGATGAACGCCGGGCTGATGGCCGATCTGCCCTCGCTCGAAGGGTCGGGGGCCGAAGGGGTGGGGCTGTTCCGCACGGAATTGCAGTTTCTGGTGCGTAACCAGATGCCGCGCCGGACCGAGCTGGCCGCGCTCTATGCCCGCGTGTTGGATGCCGCACATGGCCGCCGGGTGGTGTTTCGCACGCTCGACATCGGGTCGGACAAGGTGCTGCCCTACATGAAACCCAATGACGAGCCAAACCCGGCCTTGGGTTGGCGCGCGATCCGTGTGGGCTTGGACAAACCGGGCGTCATGCGGATGCAGCTGCAGGCTCTGATCCGCGCCGCGGCAGGGCGGCCCCTTGCGGTGATGTTCCCCTTCGTCGCCCAATTTGAAGAGTTCCGCGCCGCCCGTGCTGAGGTCGACAAGGCGATGGAGCGCGAGCGTATCTTAGGCCATGTTTTGCCGGAGAAACTTGAAATCGGCGCCATGCTTGAGACCCCCAGCCTCGCCTTCGCACCGAAGAAATTCTTTGAAGAGGTTGAGTTCCTCTCGATCGGGGGCAACGATCTAAAGCAATTCTTCTTTGCCGCTGACCGCGAGAATGAGCGGGTGCGGCGGCGCTATGATACGCTGAATGTCTCGTTCCTGACTTTCCTAGAAGGCATCGTTGAACGCTGTGCCGAGACCGACACGGCGCTGTCCTTCTGCGGAGAGGACGCGGGCCGTCCTGTCGAGGCGCTTTGTTTTGCGGCCATCGGGCTGAAGACGCTGTCAATGCGCCCGGCCTCTATCGGACCGGTCAAAAGCCTGCTGCGGCGCTGCAATCTTGATGATGTGCGTGAGGTCATCCATGCGGCGCGCGAACGGGGCGATATGTCGGTGCGCGGCGCGGTAATGGACTATGTGCGCCAGCAACATCAGCAATAA
- a CDS encoding TolC family outer membrane protein, whose amino-acid sequence MSANSFTKSLKRFAIAVPVSLALAGGAAFPRVASAETLADALVGAYEYSGLLEQNRALLRAADEDVAAAKSTLKPVLRWAAGLTQSFGTTRTSSLLAAQSTEGLRASINLIGELLIYDFGASAYRIEAAKETVLATRQTLVNLEQQVLLRAVAAYMGVIEASETVELRNNNLRLLTQELRAARDRFDVGEVTRTDVALAEAQLANARSGLAGAEGALLRAVEEYRNAVGRTPGNLSQPPSLPNVGGNLAAAKALAVRQHPSIISAQHQVAAADLGVEANEAAMAPRITLNGQYGLNETFNSDAYTRSGSVGVEVGQTIYQGGALSSAVRRSMAQRDAQRANLHVVRRNVEQEVGNAYAALASARAQLEASDRQIRAARIAFRGVREEATLGARTTLDVLDAEQSLLDAESTRVSARANLYVAAYSVLAATGQLTALDLKLPVQIYDAGAYYNLVKDGPAKYSKEGQALDRVLRALQKD is encoded by the coding sequence ATGAGCGCGAATAGTTTCACAAAATCCCTCAAACGTTTTGCCATCGCGGTGCCGGTGAGCCTTGCTTTGGCAGGCGGGGCTGCCTTTCCGCGCGTGGCCTCGGCCGAGACTTTGGCCGATGCGCTGGTCGGCGCCTATGAATACTCCGGCCTGCTTGAACAGAACCGAGCGCTTTTGCGCGCCGCTGACGAAGATGTAGCCGCAGCGAAATCGACGCTGAAACCCGTGCTGCGATGGGCGGCGGGGCTCACGCAGAGCTTTGGTACCACGCGCACCTCCTCCCTACTGGCGGCTCAATCGACGGAAGGCCTTAGGGCATCGATCAATCTCATCGGCGAGCTGTTGATCTATGACTTCGGTGCCAGCGCCTATCGGATTGAGGCCGCGAAAGAGACCGTGCTGGCCACCCGCCAAACGCTTGTGAACCTTGAGCAGCAGGTGCTGTTGCGCGCTGTTGCGGCCTATATGGGGGTGATCGAAGCCTCAGAAACGGTGGAGCTGCGCAACAACAACCTGCGTCTGTTGACCCAAGAACTGCGCGCCGCGCGGGATCGCTTTGACGTAGGCGAAGTGACCCGTACCGATGTGGCTCTGGCCGAAGCGCAGCTTGCGAATGCCCGCAGCGGTCTCGCCGGGGCGGAGGGGGCTCTGCTCCGTGCGGTCGAAGAATATCGCAACGCCGTGGGCCGCACACCCGGCAATCTCAGCCAGCCACCGAGCCTGCCAAATGTTGGTGGCAACCTCGCCGCGGCCAAGGCTTTGGCCGTGCGCCAGCATCCGTCAATCATCTCAGCGCAGCATCAGGTGGCCGCCGCCGATCTGGGGGTGGAGGCCAATGAGGCCGCGATGGCGCCGCGTATTACGCTGAACGGCCAATACGGCTTGAATGAGACCTTCAACAGCGACGCCTATACCCGCAGCGGCAGCGTTGGGGTGGAGGTCGGACAGACCATTTATCAAGGCGGGGCGCTTTCCTCGGCTGTGCGCCGTTCGATGGCTCAGCGAGATGCGCAGCGTGCGAATCTGCATGTGGTGCGCCGGAATGTGGAGCAGGAAGTAGGCAATGCCTATGCCGCGCTGGCCTCGGCCCGGGCGCAGTTGGAAGCCTCTGACCGGCAAATCCGCGCCGCGCGGATCGCCTTCCGGGGGGTCCGCGAAGAAGCCACTCTCGGCGCACGTACAACCTTGGATGTGTTGGACGCCGAACAATCCTTGCTGGATGCGGAGTCGACCCGCGTGTCGGCCCGCGCAAACCTTTATGTGGCGGCCTATTCGGTGCTGGCGGCGACAGGTCAGTTGACAGCATTGGACCTCAAGTTGCCGGTGCAGATCTACGATGCGGGGGCCTATTACAACCTTGTTAAGGACGGCCCCGCTAAATACTCAAAAGAGGGCCAAGCGCTTGATCGAGTGCTGCGCGCGCTGCAAAAAGACTGA
- a CDS encoding YihY/virulence factor BrkB family protein — MDGRPAHDQKREVVMTHGVLSENPEDLFHGTGLRVARAVLHEAVLRLWSDDAFGMAGNVAFRALLAIFPFLIFTSSLTAFVGDRSMADDLIHFLIAIVPPALIEPIVSEVEKVMTVPRGDLLSVGILLTVWFAVGGVDGVRVGLNRAYGLRETRSVFTIYAVQVVMVLLASLILVIVGYLLVLAPRAGSWLHMLMPGFDPGSVTVGLVRFPVSATILLVALFAAHVILPARRTKFNNIWPGVVATAVAWTLLAVLFSSYLRSFATYSSYYAGMAGIIAALYFMYLAALVLIFGGELNRALRIRRLARAMSDQP, encoded by the coding sequence ATGGACGGCAGACCGGCTCACGACCAGAAGCGCGAAGTGGTGATGACCCACGGTGTTCTTAGCGAGAACCCCGAGGACCTGTTTCACGGCACCGGCTTGCGGGTCGCGCGCGCAGTTTTGCACGAAGCGGTGCTGCGTCTGTGGAGCGATGATGCCTTTGGCATGGCCGGAAACGTGGCCTTTCGCGCGCTGCTGGCAATTTTCCCGTTCCTGATCTTCACCAGTTCGCTCACCGCCTTCGTCGGCGACCGGTCGATGGCCGATGACCTGATCCATTTCCTGATCGCCATCGTCCCCCCTGCCCTGATCGAGCCGATCGTGTCGGAGGTGGAAAAGGTCATGACCGTGCCGCGCGGTGATTTGCTGAGCGTGGGTATCCTGCTCACCGTCTGGTTTGCCGTGGGCGGGGTTGATGGGGTGCGCGTGGGCCTGAACCGGGCCTATGGGCTGCGCGAAACACGTTCAGTTTTCACGATCTATGCGGTGCAAGTGGTGATGGTGCTGCTGGCAAGCCTGATCCTTGTGATCGTCGGATACCTGCTGGTGCTGGCCCCGCGCGCGGGGTCTTGGTTGCATATGCTGATGCCGGGGTTTGATCCGGGGTCGGTGACCGTCGGCCTTGTGCGCTTCCCGGTCTCGGCGACGATCCTGCTGGTGGCGCTATTTGCCGCCCATGTGATCCTGCCTGCCCGTCGCACCAAGTTTAACAACATCTGGCCCGGCGTGGTGGCAACCGCCGTCGCTTGGACCCTGCTTGCTGTGCTCTTTTCGTCCTACCTGCGCAGCTTTGCCACCTATTCCAGCTATTACGCGGGCATGGCCGGAATCATTGCGGCGCTGTATTTCATGTATCTCGCGGCACTGGTGCTGATCTTTGGCGGGGAGCTGAACCGCGCCCTGCGCATCCGCAGATTGGCCCGCGCGATGAGCGATCAGCCCTGA
- a CDS encoding alkaline phosphatase family protein — protein MPKNVLFIMCDQLRWDYLSCTGHPHLHTPNIDALAARGVLFDRAYVQSPICGPSRMSFYTGRYVSSHGSTWNGIPLKVGEMTLGDHLRPLGVRTALCGKTHMTADIEGLRRLGLSLDSEIGVLISECGFEPYERDDGLHPDGGPYARNAAYDAHMKERGWADKNPWHTVSNSAEDADGNILSGWFLDHADKPARAADEESETPYITGRAMDFIREAGDKSWCLHLSYIKPHWPYIVPAPYHDIYGPESHLNPVRSAEEKRDPHPVYGAFMEERVSRAFSDDTARTRVLTAYMGLIKQLDDQIGRLMTFVEAQGIADETMIVFTSDHGDYLGDHWMGEKELFHDPSARIPLIVVDPSLEADATRGVTSSALVEAIDVVPTILDYFGGASVPHIIEGRSLIPVLHGKADKLRDFAVSEYDYAQRDVRKRLGVEVKDAKLTMLFDGRWKYIFAEGFRPMLFDLKADPDELTDLGADPAHAPVIARMERLFFDWARRTSQRTTISDAQIAGKDATIGEAQAGILIGYRNEDELREVLAAAARGEK, from the coding sequence ATGCCCAAAAATGTTCTTTTCATCATGTGCGACCAGCTTCGCTGGGATTACCTCTCGTGTACGGGGCACCCGCATCTGCATACGCCCAATATAGACGCGCTGGCCGCACGCGGGGTTCTGTTTGACCGCGCCTATGTGCAATCGCCAATTTGCGGCCCCTCGCGCATGTCCTTCTACACGGGGCGCTACGTCAGCTCGCATGGATCTACGTGGAATGGCATCCCGCTGAAGGTGGGGGAGATGACGCTGGGGGATCATCTTCGTCCTTTGGGCGTGCGCACGGCACTCTGCGGCAAAACCCATATGACAGCTGATATCGAAGGGCTGCGTCGCCTTGGCCTGTCACTTGACAGTGAGATTGGCGTGCTGATTTCGGAATGTGGTTTCGAACCCTATGAGCGGGACGACGGGCTGCATCCTGATGGGGGGCCATATGCCCGCAACGCGGCCTATGATGCCCATATGAAAGAGCGCGGTTGGGCGGACAAGAACCCTTGGCACACGGTCTCCAACAGTGCCGAAGACGCAGACGGCAATATCTTAAGCGGTTGGTTTCTGGATCATGCCGACAAACCGGCCCGCGCCGCAGATGAGGAAAGCGAGACGCCGTATATTACAGGGCGCGCGATGGATTTTATTCGCGAGGCCGGGGATAAATCGTGGTGCCTTCACCTGAGCTATATCAAGCCGCACTGGCCCTATATCGTGCCCGCGCCCTATCACGATATCTACGGACCCGAGAGCCATTTGAACCCGGTACGAAGCGCCGAAGAAAAGCGTGATCCACATCCCGTTTACGGTGCTTTCATGGAAGAGCGCGTGTCGCGGGCCTTCAGCGATGACACCGCCCGGACCCGCGTATTGACGGCCTATATGGGGCTGATCAAGCAGCTGGATGACCAGATCGGCCGCCTAATGACTTTTGTCGAGGCACAGGGGATTGCGGATGAAACGATGATCGTTTTCACCTCGGACCATGGAGACTACCTCGGCGATCATTGGATGGGTGAAAAGGAGCTTTTTCACGATCCCTCGGCCCGCATCCCGCTAATCGTTGTCGACCCCAGCCTCGAGGCCGACGCCACACGCGGGGTGACATCCTCTGCGCTGGTTGAAGCGATTGATGTGGTGCCCACCATCCTCGACTATTTCGGCGGCGCCTCGGTGCCCCATATCATCGAGGGGCGGTCTTTGATACCTGTGCTCCACGGGAAAGCTGACAAGCTGCGCGACTTTGCGGTATCGGAATACGACTATGCGCAGCGCGATGTGCGCAAGCGGCTCGGGGTCGAGGTGAAAGACGCCAAGCTGACGATGCTCTTTGACGGGCGGTGGAAATACATCTTTGCCGAAGGATTTCGCCCGATGCTCTTTGACCTAAAAGCTGACCCCGATGAGTTGACCGATCTGGGTGCCGACCCGGCCCATGCACCAGTAATCGCCCGCATGGAGCGTCTGTTTTTCGACTGGGCGCGCAGAACTTCGCAGCGGACGACCATATCGGACGCGCAGATCGCGGGGAAAGATGCCACGATTGGGGAGGCACAGGCGGGTATCTTGATCGGGTACCGAAACGAGGATGAACTGCGCGAGGTCTTGGCGGCGGCGGCGCGGGGTGAGAAATAA
- a CDS encoding xanthine dehydrogenase family protein molybdopterin-binding subunit, with protein sequence MSRLRTITRRSFIIGSAAIVGGVAFGTYLYRRDLKNPLLEGLPPGAAAITPYVKIDASGVTLITPRADVGQGAYSIQAHMIAEELDVDLDTVQITPGPPSPVYYNGVVGVEAMPIAATSETLLARTGRGASDVAGKILGLQLTGGSSTVPDMYDRLRMAGAVARETLLAAVVAQTGLDRDQLKTEAGAVVLPDGMRLTYQDLAAAAADIDPVTEVTLRDPSEWRHLGKTQMRTDILSKSTGTQTYGIDMAMEGMLYATTRTNPAQGGEIMGFDAGRAEKMRGVQAVLPITGGVAVVADNTWRAFQAVQAVDCDWGPSPYIGDTAEQFETVAASFTDDRQDSRFRDDGDVKAALSDGEVLEAEYRIPYLAHVPLEPMSVVVKLEKGRVDIWTGTQIPRFMQANVAALTGIDAENVHIHVLMSGGSFGRRLEDDYTLRAVEVAQQMPGTPIKMVWSREEDFTHDFPRPLAMARARGKVTDGQIAAYDLAIAAPSTAESQMARLNQPVFGPDIAIVAGAWDQPFAIPDYRVTGHRVPAMVPVSSWRSVGASGNGFLHESFMDEMCHAAGVDPLEERLRLCTHAPSRGVLEAVGEMSDWGVDLGPGRGRGLAFCLSFGVPVAEVVEVSQTDAGLKIDRVFVAAEVGRVMDPVNFEAQLSGAVIWGLGHAMNCELTYRDGVPQQDNYHLYEGLRLYQTPKIEVRGLENGGKLRGIGEPGVPPAAPALANAIFAATGQRIRELPLSKSVDFA encoded by the coding sequence ATGTCGCGTTTGCGCACCATCACCCGCCGCAGTTTCATCATCGGCTCTGCGGCCATCGTCGGGGGCGTCGCCTTTGGCACCTACCTCTATAGACGTGACCTGAAGAATCCGCTGCTAGAGGGGCTGCCCCCCGGCGCGGCGGCGATCACGCCCTATGTTAAGATCGATGCCAGCGGTGTCACCCTAATCACCCCGCGCGCTGATGTAGGGCAGGGAGCATACTCTATCCAAGCCCATATGATCGCTGAAGAATTGGATGTCGATCTCGACACAGTTCAGATCACGCCCGGCCCCCCTTCGCCGGTCTATTACAATGGCGTGGTCGGGGTTGAGGCGATGCCGATTGCCGCGACCTCCGAAACACTGCTGGCGCGCACCGGGCGCGGGGCGTCGGATGTGGCGGGGAAAATTCTGGGCCTGCAACTCACCGGCGGCAGCTCTACCGTGCCGGATATGTATGACCGCCTGCGCATGGCCGGGGCTGTGGCACGTGAAACGCTGCTGGCCGCCGTCGTGGCGCAGACCGGGCTGGATCGTGATCAGCTCAAGACCGAAGCGGGCGCCGTGGTGCTGCCTGATGGCATGCGACTGACCTATCAAGACCTTGCCGCCGCCGCGGCAGACATTGATCCAGTGACCGAGGTGACACTGCGCGATCCCAGCGAATGGCGGCATCTGGGCAAGACGCAGATGCGTACCGATATTCTGTCCAAATCCACCGGCACCCAGACCTATGGCATCGACATGGCGATGGAAGGGATGCTCTACGCCACCACCCGCACCAATCCGGCGCAGGGTGGGGAGATCATGGGGTTCGACGCAGGCCGTGCCGAAAAGATGCGTGGCGTGCAGGCCGTGCTGCCGATCACCGGCGGGGTGGCCGTGGTGGCGGACAATACGTGGCGCGCTTTTCAAGCCGTGCAGGCAGTCGACTGTGACTGGGGGCCGTCGCCCTATATTGGCGATACGGCAGAGCAGTTCGAGACTGTTGCCGCATCCTTCACCGACGACCGACAAGACAGTCGGTTTCGCGATGACGGCGATGTAAAAGCGGCGCTTTCTGATGGTGAGGTTTTGGAGGCCGAATATCGCATTCCCTATCTTGCCCACGTCCCGCTCGAGCCGATGAGCGTGGTGGTGAAGCTCGAGAAGGGCCGCGTCGATATCTGGACCGGCACGCAAATCCCGCGTTTCATGCAGGCCAATGTGGCCGCGCTGACCGGGATCGACGCCGAGAACGTGCATATCCATGTGCTGATGTCAGGCGGCAGTTTCGGACGGCGGCTTGAGGATGACTATACCCTGCGTGCCGTCGAAGTGGCGCAGCAGATGCCGGGCACACCAATCAAGATGGTCTGGTCGCGTGAAGAGGATTTCACCCATGACTTCCCCCGCCCGCTGGCCATGGCTCGGGCACGTGGCAAAGTCACAGACGGGCAGATTGCGGCCTATGATCTGGCCATCGCTGCGCCCTCAACGGCGGAATCGCAAATGGCGCGGCTCAACCAGCCGGTTTTCGGCCCCGACATCGCCATTGTTGCGGGCGCGTGGGATCAGCCTTTCGCGATCCCCGACTACCGCGTGACCGGCCACCGGGTGCCCGCGATGGTGCCTGTGAGTTCGTGGCGCTCTGTCGGGGCCTCGGGCAACGGATTCCTGCATGAAAGCTTCATGGATGAGATGTGCCATGCCGCAGGCGTCGATCCGTTGGAGGAACGGCTGCGTCTTTGCACCCATGCGCCCTCGCGCGGGGTGTTGGAGGCCGTGGGCGAGATGTCGGATTGGGGCGTTGACCTCGGGCCGGGGCGGGGTCGGGGGCTGGCGTTTTGCCTGTCCTTTGGCGTGCCGGTGGCCGAGGTGGTCGAGGTCAGCCAGACCGACGCGGGCCTCAAGATTGACCGGGTTTTCGTCGCCGCCGAAGTGGGCCGCGTGATGGATCCGGTGAACTTTGAGGCGCAGCTCTCCGGGGCGGTGATCTGGGGTTTGGGCCATGCGATGAACTGCGAGCTTACCTATCGCGACGGGGTGCCGCAGCAGGACAATTATCACCTTTATGAGGGGCTGCGGCTGTACCAGACGCCGAAGATCGAGGTGCGCGGGTTGGAGAACGGCGGCAAGCTGCGCGGCATCGGCGAGCCGGGCGTGCCGCCCGCCGCCCCGGCGCTGGCCAATGCGATCTTTGCTGCCACAGGCCAACGGATCCGTGAACTCCCCCTCTCCAAATCCGTGGATTTCGCATGA
- a CDS encoding protein-L-isoaspartate O-methyltransferase, whose product MSDFAARRITMVDTQVRPSDVTKFPIIDAMLTVQREDFVPAAQREAAYLGENLDLGQDRVLLDPRTLAKMLDHLDITNDELVLDIGCAMGYSSAVIAHMAEAVVAVEEDEAMAAEAQEALAQAGADNVIVHVAPLTEGAPQHGPYDVVIIQGAVGEVPEALLEQVKEGGRIACLFMDRGLGEVRLGYKRGGQVSWRPEFNAGAPVLRGFERQAEFQL is encoded by the coding sequence ATGAGTGATTTCGCCGCCCGCCGCATAACCATGGTAGATACGCAGGTTCGTCCTTCGGATGTGACCAAGTTCCCGATCATCGATGCGATGTTGACCGTGCAGCGCGAAGACTTCGTGCCGGCGGCGCAGCGCGAGGCTGCTTATCTGGGCGAGAACCTCGATCTCGGGCAGGATCGTGTGCTGCTTGATCCACGCACTCTGGCTAAGATGCTTGATCATCTCGACATCACCAATGACGAACTGGTGCTCGATATCGGCTGCGCCATGGGCTATTCCAGCGCCGTGATCGCGCATATGGCCGAAGCCGTCGTTGCCGTCGAAGAGGATGAGGCCATGGCCGCCGAAGCGCAGGAAGCGCTGGCGCAGGCTGGGGCGGATAACGTGATCGTCCATGTCGCCCCGCTGACTGAAGGCGCGCCGCAGCATGGGCCCTATGATGTGGTCATTATCCAAGGTGCCGTGGGCGAAGTGCCCGAAGCCTTGTTGGAACAGGTGAAAGAGGGTGGGCGCATTGCCTGTCTCTTTATGGATCGGGGTCTGGGCGAGGTGCGTCTGGGCTATAAACGGGGCGGCCAGGTGTCTTGGCGGCCCGAGTTCAACGCCGGTGCGCCGGTGCTGCGTGGCTTTGAACGTCAGGCAGAATTTCAGCTGTAA
- a CDS encoding (2Fe-2S)-binding protein → MELTINGTVHEVDVEDDMPLLWVLRDELGITGPKYGCGIAQCGACTVHVDGLAVRSCQLRAADVNGNVTTIEGLGTPEALHVVQAAWVEHQVAQCGYCQSGQIMQVASFLDLNPDPTDDQIDAAMSGNLCRCGTYPRIRAAVHSAAARLRGA, encoded by the coding sequence ATGGAATTGACGATAAACGGCACGGTCCACGAAGTGGATGTGGAAGACGATATGCCGCTTCTGTGGGTCCTGCGCGATGAGTTGGGCATCACCGGTCCTAAATACGGCTGCGGCATCGCGCAATGCGGCGCTTGTACCGTACATGTTGACGGGCTGGCCGTGCGGTCGTGCCAACTGCGGGCGGCGGATGTGAACGGAAACGTCACCACCATCGAAGGCTTAGGCACGCCCGAGGCGCTCCATGTGGTGCAGGCAGCATGGGTCGAGCATCAAGTGGCACAATGCGGCTACTGCCAATCGGGGCAAATCATGCAAGTGGCCTCTTTTCTTGATCTCAATCCCGATCCGACCGACGATCAGATCGACGCGGCGATGAGCGGGAACCTCTGTCGTTGTGGCACCTACCCGCGCATCCGCGCCGCCGTCCACAGCGCCGCCGCCCGACTGCGGGGGGCCTGA